CGCCGGAGGATGGACCGGTCGTTATCGTAGTTACGGGCAATCCGGCGCAGGGCGTCAAGGCAGGCATCCGTAGGTGACATTCCCCGCCGCATGAGTTCGACGATCGTGTGGGCGCCATTGATCTTGATGCATTCCTCGCCGCGACCTGTCGCGCCGGCGGCACCGACATCGTTGTCCACAAAGAGGCCGCAGCCGATCAATGGAGAGTCTCCAACGCGCCCCGCCATTTTGAAGGCCAACCCGCTGGTGCTTGTTGTACCGGAAATGTCGCCCCGTTCATTGACGGCCAAACAGGTGACGGTTCCCGTGGGGGGATTCGCAATAACCCAGTCCGCCCACACAAGCCATTTTCTTTCCTCCTCGTCGTCTGACCAGTTGCTTTGACCCCTTTGAGCTGAACTCTGCCGCGGTGCGGCCAGACCAGGCCCCCAGGCATCCCGGTCACTCATGGTCTCCTTCCATCGCAACCACACCCGGCGCGATTGCTCCGTGAGCAAATCCTCCTTCTTGAATCCATGGGCCAGAGCAAAGCGCAGGGCTCCTTCTCCCACCAGGAGAAGATGGTCCGTGCGCTCCATCACCATTTTGGCCACCTTGGAGGGATTTTTGATGTAGCGGAGGGCAGCAACGGCGCCCGCTCTTCGGGTCGGGCCATGCATGACGCTGGCATCGAGTTCGACCTCCCCGTCTTCATTGGGCAAGCCGCCATAGCCGACGGTTTGGTCTGCCGGATCATCTTCAATGATGTTGACCCCGGCAATGACAGCATCGAGCGTATCCACTCCCTGGCGGATGAGCTCCATGGCCCTGGCCGTCGCCCGCAATCCATTGGCGCTCGATATGACCACCGGACGCGAACCAGTTCTCTGCCGAGCCTGGCCCAACCACCGGCCCAGGCTCCAGTGAGTTGCCATAAGTGCTCCGAATCCTGTTGTCATCAGCGTTCGACGCGAAATCTTCCCAATCATCAGACCCTCCCCTATTCAGATTTTCAGAAACTTGACCACAGACCGAACCAGTATGCCTTGCATGAATCCCGCCTTGACCGTCGGAGGATGGGGCCCACCGTCA
This sequence is a window from Blastocatellia bacterium. Protein-coding genes within it:
- a CDS encoding N(4)-(beta-N-acetylglucosaminyl)-L-asparaginase, whose amino-acid sequence is MIGKISRRTLMTTGFGALMATHWSLGRWLGQARQRTGSRPVVISSANGLRATARAMELIRQGVDTLDAVIAGVNIIEDDPADQTVGYGGLPNEDGEVELDASVMHGPTRRAGAVAALRYIKNPSKVAKMVMERTDHLLLVGEGALRFALAHGFKKEDLLTEQSRRVWLRWKETMSDRDAWGPGLAAPRQSSAQRGQSNWSDDEEERKWLVWADWVIANPPTGTVTCLAVNERGDISGTTSTSGLAFKMAGRVGDSPLIGCGLFVDNDVGAAGATGRGEECIKINGAHTIVELMRRGMSPTDACLDALRRIARNYDNDRSILRR